GAGAAGGCCGACTTCAAGAACGTCCCGCTTCAGGCCTTCGTGGGGCAGTGGGGGATAGAGAAGATGCTCGACACCTCCCTGAGGGGCGCCCCGGGGCAGCGGGTCATCGAGGTGGACGCCCTGGGCAGGCCCTTGAGGCTCCTGCGCGAAGACAGCCCGGAGCGGGGGAGAGACATTTACCTAAGCATAGACATAGACCTTCAGAAGCAGGCAGAGAAGGCCTTCGGCGACAAGGTGGGCGCGCTGGTGGCCATCAAGCCCTCCACGGGCGAGATCCTGGCCCTGGTGAGCAGGCCCTCCTTCGACCCCAACCTCTTCTCCCGGGGCATCAATTACGACGACTGGCGCCGCCTGAGCAACGACCAGAGCTTCCCCATGCTGGACCGCGCCCTGCAGAGCCAGTACCCCCCGGGGTCGACCTTCAAGATCGTCACCGGCCTGGCGGCCCTGGAAAGCGGCAGCATCACCCTGGGGACGACCTCCTACTGCAACGGAGCCCTCAGAAAGGGGCGCTGGACGTACAGGTGCTGGCGGCGGGGCGGCCACGGAAGGCTCGCCTTCCACGAGGCCCTGGTGCAGTCCTGCGACGTCTACTTCTACCGGGCGGGCGAGGCCACGGGCATCGACACCATCGCCCGCTACGCACGCCTCCTGGGGCTGGGCCGCCCCAGCGGCATCCACCTTGTGCGGGAGAAGTCCGGCCTCATCCCCGACACCGCGTGGAAGATGCGGGTGAGGCACGAGCCCTGGTACCCGGGGGAGACCTACCACGCGGCCATAGGGCAGGGCTTCGTGCTCGTCACCCCCATTCAGCTTGCCCGCATGATAAGCATCGTGGCCAACGGGGGGAGCGTCTATGACCTCAGGGTTACCCGGGCCGAGGGGCAGCCGGAGCCCAGGGAGAAGCTGAACCTGGAGGAAAGGAACATCCGGGCCGTCAGGAAAGCCTTGGGCGGCGTGGTGAGCGAGCCCCGGGGCACCGGGCACGCGGCGCGCTCGAAGGTGGTGGATATCGCCGGCAAGACCGGCACCGCCCAGGTGGTCTCCAACAAGGCCATTCCCGACGGCGCGAAGGAGAAGGACCTGCCGGTGAAGCTCCGCGACCACGCATGGTTCGTGGCCTTCGCCCCGGTGCAGGAGCCCGAGATAGCCCTGGCCGTCTTCGTCGAGCACGGGGGGCACGGGGGCTCGGCCGCCGCCCCCATAGCCAAGAAGGCCATCGAGGCCTACATGGAAAGCCTGAGCCGGTCCAACGAGAAGGGGAAAGACGGTGTCGCCGTCGCTCAGAATTGACCGCCGCCTGGTGAGCAACTTCGACTGGGTCATCCTCTGCCTGGTCCTGCTGTTGACCCTGGTGGGCATCATGACCATCTTCAGCGCCACCCGCCCCCTGCCGGGCGAGGAGCATCCGAACTTCTACATCCGGCAGATGTACTGGGCGGTGGCCGGCCTGGTCGCCCTGGTCATGACGGTGGGGTTGGATTACCGGAGGCTGAGGAGGGCGGCCTATCCCCTCCTGGGGGTGGGGCTGGCCCTGCTGGTGGCGGTCCTCCTGGCGGGCAGGACCGGCATGGGAGCCCAGAGGTGGCTCAGGCTGGGGCCGGTGAGCTTTCAGCCCAGCGAGTTCTTCAAGCTCCTCTATCTCGTCGGGCTCGCCCGGTACATGAGCACGGTGCGGGGGCCCCTGAGGTTCAAGCAGCTCCTTTTCGCCTTTCTGTTCTTCGTGCTGCCTCCCGTGGGGCTCGTCATCAAGCAGCCCGACCTGGGCTCGGCCCTCGTCCTGCTGTTTCTCTTCGTGGCCATGGCCCTGGGCAAGGGCGTGCACCGGAAAGTGCTGGTCGTCGTCATCGCCTTCTCCCTCATATCGGTGCCCTTCATGGGAACGCTGGCCTGGGACAGCCTGAAGGACTACCAGAAAAAGCGCATCATGGCCTTCATCCAGCCCGACCTGGACCCCAGCGGGACGGGCTACCACATCGCCCAGTCCAAGGTGGCCGTGGGCTCGGGCAAGGTGCTGGGGAAGGGATACATGAAGGGCACCCAGGGTCCCTTCCGTTTTCTGCCGGAGAAGCACACCGATTTCATCTTCGCGGTCTTCGCGGAGGAATGGGGGTTCGTGGGCAGCATCCTGCTGCTTCTTGTCTATCTCATGCTCATCCTCCGGGGGCTTACCATAGCGGAGATGGCCGAGGAGGAGTTCGGGCGGCTCCTGGCCCTGGGGATAACGGCCATGTTCGCCCTGTACTGGTTCGTCAACATCGGGATGACCATGGGGCTGGCGCCCGTGGTGGGCCTTCCCCTTCCCTTCATGAGTTACGGAGGAACCGCCCTGGTGAGCAATTTCATGGCCGTCGGCATCCTCATCAACATCCGGGCCCACCGGTTCGAAGTGTTGAAGTTCCACTGAAAGGTTCTGCTATAATAAGTTTTGCGGCGGTGTAGCTCAGTCGGTTAGAGCATGCGGCTCATATCCGCAGAGTCCGGGGTTCGAATCCCTGCACCGCCACCAGAGCTTTCCCGTGTTTTCGCCCATAGGACGGCCGGGCCGCTCATGGGTTCGTTTTTCATGGAGAGAGGCCGAACCCCGTGCGCCGTAAGGACATCCCCGTGAAAGAGCAGACCGCCCCCTACGTGATTACGAGGG
This sequence is a window from Nitrospirota bacterium. Protein-coding genes within it:
- the mrdA gene encoding penicillin-binding protein 2, which encodes MKTEQSRRIKFIAGVAVAAFLVLASRLWQLQVLRGGEFSTLSYENLLRIEKVPSPRGIIYDRNGKPLVKNSAYYSVALQPEMLGQADLASIAKFLAMDIDEVYRIIKEHGDNPIEPIKLKGGLSFDEVAFYEARLSEHPGLTIAVEQTRRYLYGDVGAHLIGYLGALKPEQLEKADFKNVPLQAFVGQWGIEKMLDTSLRGAPGQRVIEVDALGRPLRLLREDSPERGRDIYLSIDIDLQKQAEKAFGDKVGALVAIKPSTGEILALVSRPSFDPNLFSRGINYDDWRRLSNDQSFPMLDRALQSQYPPGSTFKIVTGLAALESGSITLGTTSYCNGALRKGRWTYRCWRRGGHGRLAFHEALVQSCDVYFYRAGEATGIDTIARYARLLGLGRPSGIHLVREKSGLIPDTAWKMRVRHEPWYPGETYHAAIGQGFVLVTPIQLARMISIVANGGSVYDLRVTRAEGQPEPREKLNLEERNIRAVRKALGGVVSEPRGTGHAARSKVVDIAGKTGTAQVVSNKAIPDGAKEKDLPVKLRDHAWFVAFAPVQEPEIALAVFVEHGGHGGSAAAPIAKKAIEAYMESLSRSNEKGKDGVAVAQN
- the rodA gene encoding rod shape-determining protein RodA; the encoded protein is MSPSLRIDRRLVSNFDWVILCLVLLLTLVGIMTIFSATRPLPGEEHPNFYIRQMYWAVAGLVALVMTVGLDYRRLRRAAYPLLGVGLALLVAVLLAGRTGMGAQRWLRLGPVSFQPSEFFKLLYLVGLARYMSTVRGPLRFKQLLFAFLFFVLPPVGLVIKQPDLGSALVLLFLFVAMALGKGVHRKVLVVVIAFSLISVPFMGTLAWDSLKDYQKKRIMAFIQPDLDPSGTGYHIAQSKVAVGSGKVLGKGYMKGTQGPFRFLPEKHTDFIFAVFAEEWGFVGSILLLLVYLMLILRGLTIAEMAEEEFGRLLALGITAMFALYWFVNIGMTMGLAPVVGLPLPFMSYGGTALVSNFMAVGILINIRAHRFEVLKFH